A window of Oncorhynchus keta strain PuntledgeMale-10-30-2019 chromosome 27, Oket_V2, whole genome shotgun sequence contains these coding sequences:
- the LOC118359827 gene encoding specifically androgen-regulated gene protein-like isoform X4, with protein sequence MFLESTIESLEMEEDSGLSNDEPDPSSLAAEHDHLSMGQTSLEDVSKLQHDDSGRDRKSYLNCRVPTPLLLANGLASIQLKVTGATTHPSTPTAAIELKAPLVATQPSTPGAVTDLKPQKVITEPTVPEVVTDPKAPKIATVPKTSELSSDIKAPGLATITKVPVLSTEFKTSKTTPSLATSDLPTDDSVDNMPKGVSVDSKPAKCNTKVPSELDLKLIPPPSDFRDDELEEKSDPPVPAELRGPLTYNELEQLRRQVSMKRAAPASPGAQDAPPSKPCVDLPVSAQALPSPSDVLPTPIPEALEPKSRPAVAPKPKRLPSNIILKSHKLDSHPSPSPIDRSMIDPQKVRREALRKLGLLKTEDGDSGPVVSSKSRKSWASPPSHSLVTTQTKAPAKIPTPAPVPAITLTPVPAITLTPVPAPALTPALVPAPVSATIPAPPTTPAPVPAQFSDNAKTLPSPATLPSPPKHIPPPIGVKSATLERSGKGLSSYVASNASLRANQGPKVALSPGNLRNSRPRPASLGTGKDFVNVQGEASHPQPVHGESHNKLPRSHGISVLICPNSKSGEDRREALKKLGLLGD encoded by the exons ATGTTTCTGGAGTCCACCATTGAGTccctggagatggaggaggacagtggcctgtccaatgatgaaccagacccCAGCAGCCTGGCAGCCGAACATGACCACCTCTCTATGGGACAGACTAGCCTGGAGG ATGTATCAAAACTCCAGCATGACGACTCAGGAAGAGATCGGAAGTCTTATCTGAACTGCCGAGTGCCTACACCACTTCTTCTGGCAAATGGCCTTGCCAGTATCCAGCTCAAAGTCACAGGGGCAACCACTCATCCCAGTACCCCAACTGCAGCAATTGAGCTCAAAGCCCCATTAGTAGCAACCCAACCCAGTACCCCAGGGGCAGTCACTGATCTGAAACCCCAAAAGGTAATCACTGAACCCACAGTCCCAGAAGTAGTCACAGACCCTAAAGCTCCAAAGATAGCAACTGTGCCCAAGACCTCAGAGTTGTCTTCTGACATCAAAGCTCCTGGGTTGGCCACTATAACAAAAGTTCCGGTGCTGTCCACTGAATTTAAAACCTCCAAAACAACCCCTTCATTAGCCACGTCAGATTTACCCACAGATGATTCTGTGGACAACATGCCTAAAGGAGTCTCTGTAGACAGCAAGCCTGCGAAGTGTAACACTAAGGTTCCATCTGAGCTGGATCTGAAGCTGATTCCCCCTCCCTCAGACTTCAGGGATGATGAGCTAGAGGAAAAGAGTGATCCTCCAGTGCCTGCAGAACTCAGAGGTCCTCTGACCTACAATGAGCTGGAGCAACTACGCAGGCAGGTCTCCATGAAGAGAGCTGCACCAGCCTCCCCTGGAGCCCAAGATGCACCACCTTCTAAACCCTGTGTTGATCTGCCTGTCAGTGCCCAAGCACTACCCTCCCCCTCAGATGTCCTACCCACCCCTATTCCTGAGGCCCTGGAACCAAAGAGCCGACCTGCTGTGGCCCCTAAGCCCAAGAGGCTTCCCTCCAACATTATCCTGAAGTCTCACAAGTTAGACAGTCACCCAAGCCCCTCGCCCATTGACAGGTCAATGATTGACCCCCAGAAGGTGCGCAGGGAGGCCCTACGGAAGCTTGGGCTCCTGAAGACTGAAGATGGAGACTCAGGCCCTGTCGTTTCATCCAAATCCAGGAAGTCATGGGCATCCCCTCCTTCTCACAGCCTGGTTACCACCCAGACCAAAGCCCCAGCCAAAATCCCTACCCCAGCTCCAGTCCCAGCCATCACCCTTACCCCAGTCCCTGCCATCACCCTTACCCCAGTTCCTGCCCCAGCACTAACTCCAGCACTAGTCCCAGCCCCAGTTTCAGCGACTATCCCAGCCCCTCCCActaccccagccccagtcccagcccaaTTCAGTGACAATGCCAAAACTCTGCCCTCACCTGCTACACTTCCTTCACCACCCAAGCATATTCCCCCTCCCATAGGGGTCAAATCAGCGACTCTGGAGCGCTCCGGCAAGGGCCTGAGCAGCTACGTGGCCAGTAATGCCTCCCTCAGGGCCAACCAAGGTCCCAAAGTCGCACTATCCCCTGGCAACCTGCGCAACTCTCGACCTCGCCCTGCCTCCCTTGGAACTGGGAAAGACTTTGTGAATGTTCAGGGTGAGGCCTCCCACCCCCAGCCAGTTCATGGGGAGTCCCATAACAAGCTGCCCCGCTCCCATGGCATCAGTGTGCTCATCTGCCCCAACAGCAAGAGTGGAGAGGACCGACGGGAGGCCCTGAAGAAGCTAGGACTGCTGGGGGACTGA
- the LOC118359827 gene encoding specifically androgen-regulated gene protein-like isoform X2, with protein sequence MAKSDTWPGGVAMESLINMDSAGSYDSVSDDSLEYLSVEERACLMFLESTIESLEMEEDSGLSNDEPDPSSLAAEHDHLSMGQTSLEDVSKLQHDDSGRDRKSYLNCRVPTPLLLANGLASIQLKVTGATTHPSTPTAAIELKAPLVATQPSTPGAVTDLKPQKVITEPTVPEVVTDPKAPKIATVPKTSELSSDIKAPGLATITKVPVLSTEFKTSKTTPSLATSDLPTDDSVDNMPKGVSVDSKPAKCNTKVPSELDLKLIPPPSDFRDDELEEKSDPPVPAELRGPLTYNELEQLRRQVSMKRAAPASPGAQDAPPSKPCVDLPVSAQALPSPSDVLPTPIPEALEPKSRPAVAPKPKRLPSNIILKSHKLDSHPSPSPIDRSMIDPQKVRREALRKLGLLKTEDGDSGPVVSSKSRKSWASPPSHSLVTTQTKAPAKIPTPAPVPAITLTPVPAITLTPVPAPALTPALVPAPVSATIPAPPTTPAPVPAQFSDNAKTLPSPATLPSPPKHIPPPIGVKSATLERSGKGLSSYVASNASLRANQGPKVALSPGNLRNSRPRPASLGTGKDFVNVQGEASHPQPVHGESHNKLPRSHGISVLICPNSKSGEDRREALKKLGLLGD encoded by the exons ATGGCGAAGAGTGACACGTGGCCGGGCGGCGTTGCCATGGAATCCTTGATCAATATGGACAGCGCTGGGAGCTATGACAGTGTG agTGATGACAGTCTGGAGTACCTCTCTGTTGAGGAGCGGGCGTGCCTCATGTTTCTGGAGTCCACCATTGAGTccctggagatggaggaggacagtggcctgtccaatgatgaaccagacccCAGCAGCCTGGCAGCCGAACATGACCACCTCTCTATGGGACAGACTAGCCTGGAGG ATGTATCAAAACTCCAGCATGACGACTCAGGAAGAGATCGGAAGTCTTATCTGAACTGCCGAGTGCCTACACCACTTCTTCTGGCAAATGGCCTTGCCAGTATCCAGCTCAAAGTCACAGGGGCAACCACTCATCCCAGTACCCCAACTGCAGCAATTGAGCTCAAAGCCCCATTAGTAGCAACCCAACCCAGTACCCCAGGGGCAGTCACTGATCTGAAACCCCAAAAGGTAATCACTGAACCCACAGTCCCAGAAGTAGTCACAGACCCTAAAGCTCCAAAGATAGCAACTGTGCCCAAGACCTCAGAGTTGTCTTCTGACATCAAAGCTCCTGGGTTGGCCACTATAACAAAAGTTCCGGTGCTGTCCACTGAATTTAAAACCTCCAAAACAACCCCTTCATTAGCCACGTCAGATTTACCCACAGATGATTCTGTGGACAACATGCCTAAAGGAGTCTCTGTAGACAGCAAGCCTGCGAAGTGTAACACTAAGGTTCCATCTGAGCTGGATCTGAAGCTGATTCCCCCTCCCTCAGACTTCAGGGATGATGAGCTAGAGGAAAAGAGTGATCCTCCAGTGCCTGCAGAACTCAGAGGTCCTCTGACCTACAATGAGCTGGAGCAACTACGCAGGCAGGTCTCCATGAAGAGAGCTGCACCAGCCTCCCCTGGAGCCCAAGATGCACCACCTTCTAAACCCTGTGTTGATCTGCCTGTCAGTGCCCAAGCACTACCCTCCCCCTCAGATGTCCTACCCACCCCTATTCCTGAGGCCCTGGAACCAAAGAGCCGACCTGCTGTGGCCCCTAAGCCCAAGAGGCTTCCCTCCAACATTATCCTGAAGTCTCACAAGTTAGACAGTCACCCAAGCCCCTCGCCCATTGACAGGTCAATGATTGACCCCCAGAAGGTGCGCAGGGAGGCCCTACGGAAGCTTGGGCTCCTGAAGACTGAAGATGGAGACTCAGGCCCTGTCGTTTCATCCAAATCCAGGAAGTCATGGGCATCCCCTCCTTCTCACAGCCTGGTTACCACCCAGACCAAAGCCCCAGCCAAAATCCCTACCCCAGCTCCAGTCCCAGCCATCACCCTTACCCCAGTCCCTGCCATCACCCTTACCCCAGTTCCTGCCCCAGCACTAACTCCAGCACTAGTCCCAGCCCCAGTTTCAGCGACTATCCCAGCCCCTCCCActaccccagccccagtcccagcccaaTTCAGTGACAATGCCAAAACTCTGCCCTCACCTGCTACACTTCCTTCACCACCCAAGCATATTCCCCCTCCCATAGGGGTCAAATCAGCGACTCTGGAGCGCTCCGGCAAGGGCCTGAGCAGCTACGTGGCCAGTAATGCCTCCCTCAGGGCCAACCAAGGTCCCAAAGTCGCACTATCCCCTGGCAACCTGCGCAACTCTCGACCTCGCCCTGCCTCCCTTGGAACTGGGAAAGACTTTGTGAATGTTCAGGGTGAGGCCTCCCACCCCCAGCCAGTTCATGGGGAGTCCCATAACAAGCTGCCCCGCTCCCATGGCATCAGTGTGCTCATCTGCCCCAACAGCAAGAGTGGAGAGGACCGACGGGAGGCCCTGAAGAAGCTAGGACTGCTGGGGGACTGA
- the LOC118359827 gene encoding specifically androgen-regulated gene protein-like isoform X3: protein MCCTAAIVSDDSLEYLSVEERACLMFLESTIESLEMEEDSGLSNDEPDPSSLAAEHDHLSMGQTSLEDVSKLQHDDSGRDRKSYLNCRVPTPLLLANGLASIQLKVTGATTHPSTPTAAIELKAPLVATQPSTPGAVTDLKPQKVITEPTVPEVVTDPKAPKIATVPKTSELSSDIKAPGLATITKVPVLSTEFKTSKTTPSLATSDLPTDDSVDNMPKGVSVDSKPAKCNTKVPSELDLKLIPPPSDFRDDELEEKSDPPVPAELRGPLTYNELEQLRRQVSMKRAAPASPGAQDAPPSKPCVDLPVSAQALPSPSDVLPTPIPEALEPKSRPAVAPKPKRLPSNIILKSHKLDSHPSPSPIDRSMIDPQKVRREALRKLGLLKTEDGDSGPVVSSKSRKSWASPPSHSLVTTQTKAPAKIPTPAPVPAITLTPVPAITLTPVPAPALTPALVPAPVSATIPAPPTTPAPVPAQFSDNAKTLPSPATLPSPPKHIPPPIGVKSATLERSGKGLSSYVASNASLRANQGPKVALSPGNLRNSRPRPASLGTGKDFVNVQGEASHPQPVHGESHNKLPRSHGISVLICPNSKSGEDRREALKKLGLLGD from the exons atgtGCTGCACTGCTGCCATTGTG agTGATGACAGTCTGGAGTACCTCTCTGTTGAGGAGCGGGCGTGCCTCATGTTTCTGGAGTCCACCATTGAGTccctggagatggaggaggacagtggcctgtccaatgatgaaccagacccCAGCAGCCTGGCAGCCGAACATGACCACCTCTCTATGGGACAGACTAGCCTGGAGG ATGTATCAAAACTCCAGCATGACGACTCAGGAAGAGATCGGAAGTCTTATCTGAACTGCCGAGTGCCTACACCACTTCTTCTGGCAAATGGCCTTGCCAGTATCCAGCTCAAAGTCACAGGGGCAACCACTCATCCCAGTACCCCAACTGCAGCAATTGAGCTCAAAGCCCCATTAGTAGCAACCCAACCCAGTACCCCAGGGGCAGTCACTGATCTGAAACCCCAAAAGGTAATCACTGAACCCACAGTCCCAGAAGTAGTCACAGACCCTAAAGCTCCAAAGATAGCAACTGTGCCCAAGACCTCAGAGTTGTCTTCTGACATCAAAGCTCCTGGGTTGGCCACTATAACAAAAGTTCCGGTGCTGTCCACTGAATTTAAAACCTCCAAAACAACCCCTTCATTAGCCACGTCAGATTTACCCACAGATGATTCTGTGGACAACATGCCTAAAGGAGTCTCTGTAGACAGCAAGCCTGCGAAGTGTAACACTAAGGTTCCATCTGAGCTGGATCTGAAGCTGATTCCCCCTCCCTCAGACTTCAGGGATGATGAGCTAGAGGAAAAGAGTGATCCTCCAGTGCCTGCAGAACTCAGAGGTCCTCTGACCTACAATGAGCTGGAGCAACTACGCAGGCAGGTCTCCATGAAGAGAGCTGCACCAGCCTCCCCTGGAGCCCAAGATGCACCACCTTCTAAACCCTGTGTTGATCTGCCTGTCAGTGCCCAAGCACTACCCTCCCCCTCAGATGTCCTACCCACCCCTATTCCTGAGGCCCTGGAACCAAAGAGCCGACCTGCTGTGGCCCCTAAGCCCAAGAGGCTTCCCTCCAACATTATCCTGAAGTCTCACAAGTTAGACAGTCACCCAAGCCCCTCGCCCATTGACAGGTCAATGATTGACCCCCAGAAGGTGCGCAGGGAGGCCCTACGGAAGCTTGGGCTCCTGAAGACTGAAGATGGAGACTCAGGCCCTGTCGTTTCATCCAAATCCAGGAAGTCATGGGCATCCCCTCCTTCTCACAGCCTGGTTACCACCCAGACCAAAGCCCCAGCCAAAATCCCTACCCCAGCTCCAGTCCCAGCCATCACCCTTACCCCAGTCCCTGCCATCACCCTTACCCCAGTTCCTGCCCCAGCACTAACTCCAGCACTAGTCCCAGCCCCAGTTTCAGCGACTATCCCAGCCCCTCCCActaccccagccccagtcccagcccaaTTCAGTGACAATGCCAAAACTCTGCCCTCACCTGCTACACTTCCTTCACCACCCAAGCATATTCCCCCTCCCATAGGGGTCAAATCAGCGACTCTGGAGCGCTCCGGCAAGGGCCTGAGCAGCTACGTGGCCAGTAATGCCTCCCTCAGGGCCAACCAAGGTCCCAAAGTCGCACTATCCCCTGGCAACCTGCGCAACTCTCGACCTCGCCCTGCCTCCCTTGGAACTGGGAAAGACTTTGTGAATGTTCAGGGTGAGGCCTCCCACCCCCAGCCAGTTCATGGGGAGTCCCATAACAAGCTGCCCCGCTCCCATGGCATCAGTGTGCTCATCTGCCCCAACAGCAAGAGTGGAGAGGACCGACGGGAGGCCCTGAAGAAGCTAGGACTGCTGGGGGACTGA
- the LOC118359827 gene encoding specifically androgen-regulated gene protein-like isoform X1, producing the protein MAKSDTWPGGVAMESLINMDSAGSYDSVVSMNSGFSDDSLEYLSVEERACLMFLESTIESLEMEEDSGLSNDEPDPSSLAAEHDHLSMGQTSLEDVSKLQHDDSGRDRKSYLNCRVPTPLLLANGLASIQLKVTGATTHPSTPTAAIELKAPLVATQPSTPGAVTDLKPQKVITEPTVPEVVTDPKAPKIATVPKTSELSSDIKAPGLATITKVPVLSTEFKTSKTTPSLATSDLPTDDSVDNMPKGVSVDSKPAKCNTKVPSELDLKLIPPPSDFRDDELEEKSDPPVPAELRGPLTYNELEQLRRQVSMKRAAPASPGAQDAPPSKPCVDLPVSAQALPSPSDVLPTPIPEALEPKSRPAVAPKPKRLPSNIILKSHKLDSHPSPSPIDRSMIDPQKVRREALRKLGLLKTEDGDSGPVVSSKSRKSWASPPSHSLVTTQTKAPAKIPTPAPVPAITLTPVPAITLTPVPAPALTPALVPAPVSATIPAPPTTPAPVPAQFSDNAKTLPSPATLPSPPKHIPPPIGVKSATLERSGKGLSSYVASNASLRANQGPKVALSPGNLRNSRPRPASLGTGKDFVNVQGEASHPQPVHGESHNKLPRSHGISVLICPNSKSGEDRREALKKLGLLGD; encoded by the exons ATGGCGAAGAGTGACACGTGGCCGGGCGGCGTTGCCATGGAATCCTTGATCAATATGGACAGCGCTGGGAGCTATGACAGTGTGGTCAGCATGAACTCTGGCTTT agTGATGACAGTCTGGAGTACCTCTCTGTTGAGGAGCGGGCGTGCCTCATGTTTCTGGAGTCCACCATTGAGTccctggagatggaggaggacagtggcctgtccaatgatgaaccagacccCAGCAGCCTGGCAGCCGAACATGACCACCTCTCTATGGGACAGACTAGCCTGGAGG ATGTATCAAAACTCCAGCATGACGACTCAGGAAGAGATCGGAAGTCTTATCTGAACTGCCGAGTGCCTACACCACTTCTTCTGGCAAATGGCCTTGCCAGTATCCAGCTCAAAGTCACAGGGGCAACCACTCATCCCAGTACCCCAACTGCAGCAATTGAGCTCAAAGCCCCATTAGTAGCAACCCAACCCAGTACCCCAGGGGCAGTCACTGATCTGAAACCCCAAAAGGTAATCACTGAACCCACAGTCCCAGAAGTAGTCACAGACCCTAAAGCTCCAAAGATAGCAACTGTGCCCAAGACCTCAGAGTTGTCTTCTGACATCAAAGCTCCTGGGTTGGCCACTATAACAAAAGTTCCGGTGCTGTCCACTGAATTTAAAACCTCCAAAACAACCCCTTCATTAGCCACGTCAGATTTACCCACAGATGATTCTGTGGACAACATGCCTAAAGGAGTCTCTGTAGACAGCAAGCCTGCGAAGTGTAACACTAAGGTTCCATCTGAGCTGGATCTGAAGCTGATTCCCCCTCCCTCAGACTTCAGGGATGATGAGCTAGAGGAAAAGAGTGATCCTCCAGTGCCTGCAGAACTCAGAGGTCCTCTGACCTACAATGAGCTGGAGCAACTACGCAGGCAGGTCTCCATGAAGAGAGCTGCACCAGCCTCCCCTGGAGCCCAAGATGCACCACCTTCTAAACCCTGTGTTGATCTGCCTGTCAGTGCCCAAGCACTACCCTCCCCCTCAGATGTCCTACCCACCCCTATTCCTGAGGCCCTGGAACCAAAGAGCCGACCTGCTGTGGCCCCTAAGCCCAAGAGGCTTCCCTCCAACATTATCCTGAAGTCTCACAAGTTAGACAGTCACCCAAGCCCCTCGCCCATTGACAGGTCAATGATTGACCCCCAGAAGGTGCGCAGGGAGGCCCTACGGAAGCTTGGGCTCCTGAAGACTGAAGATGGAGACTCAGGCCCTGTCGTTTCATCCAAATCCAGGAAGTCATGGGCATCCCCTCCTTCTCACAGCCTGGTTACCACCCAGACCAAAGCCCCAGCCAAAATCCCTACCCCAGCTCCAGTCCCAGCCATCACCCTTACCCCAGTCCCTGCCATCACCCTTACCCCAGTTCCTGCCCCAGCACTAACTCCAGCACTAGTCCCAGCCCCAGTTTCAGCGACTATCCCAGCCCCTCCCActaccccagccccagtcccagcccaaTTCAGTGACAATGCCAAAACTCTGCCCTCACCTGCTACACTTCCTTCACCACCCAAGCATATTCCCCCTCCCATAGGGGTCAAATCAGCGACTCTGGAGCGCTCCGGCAAGGGCCTGAGCAGCTACGTGGCCAGTAATGCCTCCCTCAGGGCCAACCAAGGTCCCAAAGTCGCACTATCCCCTGGCAACCTGCGCAACTCTCGACCTCGCCCTGCCTCCCTTGGAACTGGGAAAGACTTTGTGAATGTTCAGGGTGAGGCCTCCCACCCCCAGCCAGTTCATGGGGAGTCCCATAACAAGCTGCCCCGCTCCCATGGCATCAGTGTGCTCATCTGCCCCAACAGCAAGAGTGGAGAGGACCGACGGGAGGCCCTGAAGAAGCTAGGACTGCTGGGGGACTGA